DNA from Acidobacteriota bacterium:
GTTTTTGTGACCGAATACCATTGAACCTTAGAGGCCACGGGATCTCTGATTTCGTGGCGTTTCTTGTTTTTGGAGAGTGGTTGCGAGAGTTGAACAAGTTAATCTGAATGCAACAAAGGAACAGTAGAACACTTATGAACAAAGAACAAGGAACGGTCAAATGGTTCAATGACTCGAAGGGTTACGGATTCATCCAGCGCACGACGGGTGATGATGTTTTTGTGCATCATTCCGCCATCCAGGCTGAAGGATTCAAGTCGCTCCATGAAGGCGACGCCGTGGAATTCATGGTCACCAAGGGCCCCAAGGGGCTCCAGGCGGAAAACGTAACAAAACTCTAAGACGAGCCTTCGCTTCAGGCCCGCGTCCGGCCTGCTCGCCGAGACGCGGGCAAAAATCTTCCCGAGACTGCAAAATGTCCATTCAAATTCAATATCTTGGATTCCAGCTAAGGACGAGCGGACGGGATTACTCCTATCGTGTTGTCAACCCCAAAGAAGGGGACCGTGAATTTGTCCTAAGTATTCCCAACCGTGCTTTTTCAGAGCACCACTTCCCATATCAGGACGCCGCAGCATTCTGCTATCAGAAATTGCAAAGGGCGCTTGACGAGGAAAGCCCTGGGCAACCATTCCCCCACCGCTCTGTTCTATCTGATCAGGAACTCGACGAATACATGGTGCTCCGCCGCCCCGCAAAAAGGCGAACCTGGTAGCCTCCGGCACCGTCAGAATCCCCCCACTTGCTCGGTTTCAGTTTTAGAGAAAGGTCTGATCATTTCCAAACTGCACCTCTGCACTGTTCTGGCAGGCTATGTGTCGCAGCAGCCTCCAGCGATTCTATATAGCCAACCCAAATGCCAGGATGTCTTGCTAAGGCGGTCTTCCCGACTGGTGAAGGAGCGCCGCCTTTTTAGATAGTGACATCTATCACGGCGAAGAGTGAGTGCGCTCACTGAAAAATCACGCATTGCGGAATATCGTAAAGGTAAAAGTAGGCGCTCGCGGGGAGAGGACTAGCGTGCGTCAATGGCCGCTTGATTGCGAGAAACCCTCCAGCGACGCTGAATTGGCTGGAAAGGAGCAAAACCATGGCGGGCATGCATTTAGCTGTAAGGTCCGAGGAGCATCCTGCTCCCTTCAAGGTCACTGAGTTCGACAATATCTTCCAATGCATGCAGGAAATGCACGAAATGATATCGCACCGTGCATTCGAATTGTTCGAAGAAGGAGGAAGGATTTTCGGTCGTGATCTCAGTGACTGGTTTAAGGCAGAGTCCGAGTTGCTGCATCCGGTCAACGTCAGCATAGACGAGACCG
Protein-coding regions in this window:
- a CDS encoding cold shock domain-containing protein codes for the protein MNKEQGTVKWFNDSKGYGFIQRTTGDDVFVHHSAIQAEGFKSLHEGDAVEFMVTKGPKGLQAENVTKL